The nucleotide sequence GaattaacatttgaaatgttacaGAAATGCTTTTATATGGTTTGGCTTCTGTTATTATTTGGGTTGAGCAGCAGCGGAGAGCTGAAGGACCGTCATCCAGAGCTTTCTGATCAGGAGCTTTTCTGGGGAGCCGATCAATATGACTTTTCCATCATGCTGCGTGCTGGAGACCTCCAGTGCTACTGGCACTTTGCTCACTTCGGCGAGCGCTTCTACTTAAACTTCATGGTAAGACATTGATAAGACATTATtctacatgtaaatatataggcATGGTCTTGAATGCTTTGTGTTAAAGTTCACTCTGTGTTTGTTCAGGTGCAGTTGGTGACTGGTGTGGCTCTGGACAGACATCTCTCTGTGACCGTTAATGCTCCGAGCGGTTTAATAGTCGGCACAGTTGACGATGCAAGTGGTCAGATTGCCTTTAGTGTTAAGGAGACTGGTAAGTCATGAGAGTTTTAGTATATCTGCTGCTactttatgaacagattaaaaaaaaatatatatttaattcaaagtTGGTTTCACATGTAACTTTCATCTTGTTCTGAATTTGTATACTGTTATTTAACacattaaataagaaaatgtacaaaatcaaTTATCATCAAAGTGCCATAAtcatttttatgctttaaaagaatttaaaaaaatctttatgtgTGCAGGTTTTTATCAGATGTGCTTCAGTAATTTCCACAATCGCTTTGGGAGCATGCAGGTTTTCTTGAACTTCGGTGTGTATTACGAGGGACAAAAGGACATTGAGAAACAAAgggaagaagagaagaaaaagaaagaagaggaTATGAAACAGATAAATAGTACATTGTCCTTCATTGAGGTAATAAACaactagatatatatatatatatatatatatatatatatatatatatatatatatatatatatatatatatatatatatatatatatatattgaattcaAGAATTGTTTAAGAACTGTTACAACACCTTACAAAAGCAGAACAATACATAATATGATTGTAACGAATTAAACTCCATGAtcatgggaagaaggaggtgggaaccggtggacaatcaaatataaactttaattccaaaataaagacaaagacccctcacggatgactgacgcacacaaataaaaaccaaacacaactaaaaacccaggcctggtcctctctcgtccgtcactgcCGTCACTccggttttatatccttccatctcctccgtgggactcataaccggtgggtcgagcaggtgtcgctcatttccaatcactccaccggtaGGTTATTATGTAGGTTACTACGTGTGTCTCCAACCAACAGTTTAACAGAGTGTTccctctgtttttgtttattccattttttttctacGTTGTGCCCTATTGAGCCCATCTTCCATCCCAAatacctcctcctcctgctggatcAGGGGGACTGATTTCTTGAGGACCATACAAGACTGTTTCGGATGTTAGCTAACACCACCAGCTACCCATAGGACCTGCTCTGCACATTCAATGATGTTATTTTGAACACTCCCTGCAGAGCGACGTCGTcagaagatggtcctcgagagggcTTCGCCGCTTTCATGCAGTGGACTGTGTTGAGAAATAGAGAAATAGCCTTTCACCATCCGTCCTGTGTTAAGCCCAGAGAAGGGTTCCCGTTTCTAAGCTCAGCCCAGAAAGCCCGGAGTCTCACAAATTCCCGCCCTCCCACCCACTCCTGTGTCCTCCACCGCTGTTGCCTGGCAGAccctctgctcaccctcagcccacTATTTGTGCAGTGCGAGGTCCGTGGGAGTGCCATCTTCCAGCGTCGCCGTAGCTGTAGTATCCTTTGACTCCACCTCCAACCTCTAATCTCTGTATTCCGTCTTGTCCCTTTGGACCCTTCAGCTCCAGCATGGCTCCTAGCTCACTCCTTTACACCATGGCCCATCACTGGCTCCACCAAGCTCCCTCGTCCCTCAGGCTCTGCCTTGGTCTGGCATCGACCATCCTgtgcctcgggactccactcctccagCTGCACTTCGTCCCTTTATCTCTCCAGATCAGTCAGGCTCTTTCATCCCTTCGGTTCCTCCTCAGTCCTCTGTCTCTCCGTATCCACCGCAGCCCTCTGGATCCCCACCTCCACCTTGGACGCTGGTGACATCTGCTCTGCTTTGGCCCTCTGGATCGTCCTCTTCGCCCTTGGCTTATCAGCTCTTCGTATCCACCTCAGGCTCCTCCTCCACCTGTTTAGCAGCAGTCAGTTGGTCCCCTTGAGCGGTCAGCCCtttctccaccatggctcctcccacaGTCGGCTCCACTGGGGGTCGCCATCATGGCTGTGGCCTGGATCCAACTGGATTACTCCTGCTCCAAGtccctcctgtctcctccctccTTTGTCGCCTCCCTGGACTCTGTTTGTCGGCCACCTTCCGGGTGCCTGTCCTGCCCCCTGagcctcctcccaagttcccacccatgTTCCCACCCGTGTTTTGTTCCCTATGTGCTCTGTGACCTAGTTTGCCCATATGTCTAATTGTTGATTGCTCCATGTTGTGTCTTGTCAGGTCTAGTTCGTTATCCCATGTATTTAGTCCCAGTCTGAGCATTCCGTGTTTGTCAGGTCTTGAATGTCTCCATGTAGGTTACTACGTCAACTCTATGTTCCCCTGAATTTGATATTTAATGACTTTTATTCGTGAGTATTCCTTCGTCTCCTAATTCCTGGCTCCTCACAGTAGTGCAACCATGACAATAATGagtatttaaaagttttactAAAAAGTTGTGTCTTAAGCAACATAATTACAAACCCGAATcctaaaaaaagttgggacactgtagaaattgtgattaaaaaaggaatggaataatttacaaatctcataaacttatattgtattcacaatataatatagataacataattaaattttgagagtgagacattttgaaatgtcatgccaaatattggctcattttggatttcatgagagctacacattccataAAGGTTgtgacaaggccatgtttaccactgtgtggcatcccctcttctttttataagagtctgcaaacgtctggggactgaggagacaagttgctgaagtttaggaataggaatgttgtcccattcttgtctaatacaggcttctagctgctcaactgtcttaggtcttctttgccgcatcttcctctttatgacatggcaaatgttttctatgggtgaaagatctggactgcagtctggtcatttcagtacccggatccttcttctacacagccatgatgttgtaattgatgcagtatgtgatctggcattgtcatgttggaaaatgcaaggtcttccctgaaagagacgacgtctggatggaaacatttgttgttctagaacttgaatatacctttcagcattgatggtgcctttccagactcatgcaaccccataccatcagagatgcaggcttctgaactgagcgctgataacaactttggttgtccttgtcctctttagtccggatgacatagtgtcccagttttccaaaaagaatttcaaattttgattcgtctgaccacagaacagttttccactttgccacagtccattttaaatgagccttggcccagagaaaacacctgcgcttctgcatcatgtttagatatggcttctttttttagagttttagctagcaacggtgaatggcacgatggattgtgttcacagacaatgttttctggatacattcctgagcccatgttgtgatttccattacagtatcattcctgtatgtgatgcagtgctgtctaagggcctgaagatcacgggaatccagtatggttttccggccttgaccctcacgcacagagattgttccagattctctgaatctttggatgatattatgcactgtagatgatgataaatacaaactctttgcagttttactctgagaaactcctttctgatattgctccactatttttgcCAATTGACCTACggtaataagttgcaaattggtcctccagctgttccttatatgtacatttaacttttccagcctcttattgctacatatcccaacttttttggagtgtgtagctctcatgaaatccaaaatgagtcaatatttggcatatttttgtcaatatttcaaaatgtctcactttcaacatttaatatgttatttatattctattgtgaataaaatataagtttatgagatttgtaaattattccattctttttttactcacaatttttatagtgtcccaacttttctagaatcgggtttgtagttgtaggctatatatagttattcatttacttatttattaaaaatataatagaacTGGCTATGTTTTGACAGAAAAATTTTTCTCCATAGCCTACATGCATGTCAGTTGTTTGGTGaaagaaacaaacatatatataattgataaacactttgaataaaattacattttgagcaatttatttcattttgacatgccaagttaaatttaatttacatttctcAAATCTTCATTTAGGAAAGCAGCAGCAGGCTGCAGAGGTTTGTCTTCCACATGTGGCGTCATTATAACTACGAGCGAATGAGACGTGGTGCTGATTTCTACCTGCTTCAGTCCAACTCCACTTATGTGAAGAGCTGGTCTGCTATCCAGAGTCTGGTCATCATCACAGCTGGATACCTGCAGCTCTACTGCCTCAAGAGACTCTTCAACACCaaaccagcagagggagacaaaCCCCGCTGTTAAACATCAGCACAaaaccagcagagggagacaaaCCCCGCTGTTAAACATCAGCACCaaaccagcagagggagacaaaCCCCGCTGTTAACATCAACACCaaaccagcagagggagacaaaCCCCGCTGTTAAACATCAACATCAGACCTGTCTGTTTCTTCATAATATAGCCATACAGGGGTCTTTTGAACACTTTTATGAACCAAGAATGAATTAAAAGCAAattatttcagtcttttatttttatttttttcagtttatgttcctgtggctcagtggtagagcattgcgttagcagcacaaggttgtgggttcgattcccagggaacatattaggtaaaaaaatgttaacctgaatgcaatgtaagtcactttagataaaagtgtctgctaaatgcataaaattttaaatttaaataaatttaattgtttttttttaatatcatattAAAACTGACTtcctcatatttttttttgtttgcttttcaaaTGCCTCTCTGGGAAgactttcaatgttaaaatattcaattcattataataattactcTTACAgttcattataatatttattattctgaCTTTGTCATGACTGTGGCATCATTTCCACCATTCCCAGTACAACATttatcaaattgaaaaaacaaaggTAAATATAACTTGTGAGCAGAATATCTTCGAGTCATTTCCAATCGaggtataattttatttaattatgaaaaaaaagagtgaaaatataatttgattgtgtgaaatccaaaaacataattttcactaatGACTAACAGATTTACACTTTGGAAGA is from Carassius auratus strain Wakin chromosome 25, ASM336829v1, whole genome shotgun sequence and encodes:
- the LOC113043782 gene encoding transmembrane emp24 domain-containing protein 6-like → MLQKCFYMVWLLLLFGLSSSGELKDRHPELSDQELFWGADQYDFSIMLRAGDLQCYWHFAHFGERFYLNFMVQLVTGVALDRHLSVTVNAPSGLIVGTVDDASGQIAFSVKETGFYQMCFSNFHNRFGSMQVFLNFGVYYEGQKDIEKQREEEKKKKEEDMKQINSTLSFIEESSSRLQRFVFHMWRHYNYERMRRGADFYLLQSNSTYVKSWSAIQSLVIITAGYLQLYCLKRLFNTKPAEGDKPRC